The following proteins come from a genomic window of Actinomycetota bacterium:
- a CDS encoding sugar ABC transporter substrate-binding protein, with protein sequence MERTRPKLAAIAALLLVFAACGGTEPGTDTDQLPDGREGDAAAGSIEVWIMQPGTEAVENIVRDQVEAFQQDTGATVDLQFVPWPAAHDQFVTSIAGDRTPDVAEMGTTWTPEFGEMGALAAVQTGEQDFVESLVESGTIEGETLGAPWYAGARALIYRSDVFEDLGLEPPQTWDELVRAGEVIDEQTDLFPFGVIGGYTHLYLPMIWQWGGEIAVETDGTWESRINSPEAVEAWTTYADLFERGWAPEGALGWNSADLREAFAAGDFAMMIGGGWDLSAILASAPDLEGKVEAVLTPEGPAGNRAAFAGGSHFVVFEGSDNPDLAQQFISHMLEEERVAEFATELGFLPGTESGIEASGLLDDPLYSPFAEQLRDHSRTYPASGAWGTLEGEGVFVTAMEQILGGERTVEEALNEVADRMNEAFAG encoded by the coding sequence ATGGAACGAACACGACCCAAGCTGGCGGCGATCGCCGCTCTGTTGCTGGTGTTCGCCGCCTGTGGCGGCACCGAGCCGGGGACGGACACCGATCAGCTGCCTGACGGTCGAGAGGGCGACGCCGCTGCTGGGAGCATCGAGGTCTGGATCATGCAGCCGGGCACGGAGGCGGTCGAGAACATCGTCCGCGACCAGGTCGAAGCCTTCCAGCAAGACACCGGCGCCACCGTGGACCTGCAGTTCGTCCCCTGGCCGGCAGCGCACGACCAGTTCGTCACGTCGATCGCCGGTGACCGCACGCCGGACGTCGCCGAGATGGGTACCACCTGGACGCCGGAGTTCGGCGAGATGGGCGCACTGGCTGCCGTACAGACCGGCGAGCAGGACTTCGTCGAGAGCCTCGTCGAGAGCGGGACGATCGAGGGTGAGACGCTGGGCGCCCCGTGGTACGCAGGTGCGCGTGCGCTGATCTACCGATCCGACGTCTTCGAGGATCTCGGGTTGGAGCCGCCACAGACCTGGGACGAACTCGTCCGGGCCGGCGAGGTGATCGACGAACAGACCGACCTCTTCCCGTTCGGGGTGATCGGCGGGTACACGCACCTGTACCTGCCGATGATCTGGCAGTGGGGCGGTGAGATCGCCGTCGAGACAGACGGCACATGGGAGTCGAGGATCAACTCGCCCGAGGCGGTCGAGGCCTGGACCACCTACGCGGACCTGTTCGAGCGTGGCTGGGCTCCGGAAGGCGCGCTGGGGTGGAACTCCGCCGACCTGCGCGAGGCCTTCGCGGCCGGCGACTTCGCGATGATGATCGGCGGGGGGTGGGATCTGTCCGCCATCCTCGCCAGCGCCCCGGACCTCGAGGGCAAGGTCGAGGCGGTCCTGACCCCCGAAGGGCCGGCCGGCAACCGCGCCGCGTTCGCCGGAGGCAGCCACTTCGTCGTCTTCGAGGGCAGCGACAACCCCGACCTCGCCCAGCAGTTCATCAGCCACATGCTGGAGGAGGAACGGGTCGCGGAGTTCGCGACGGAACTCGGTTTCCTTCCGGGGACCGAGAGCGGGATCGAGGCTTCCGGGCTGCTCGACGACCCGTTGTACAGTCCCTTCGCCGAGCAGCTGCGCGACCACTCCCGCACCTACCCGGCGTCGGGCGCGTGGGGCACGCTCGAGGGTGAAGGCGTCTTCGTCACCGCGATGGAGCAGATCCTTGGAGGTGAGCGCACCGTCGAGGAGGCCCTCAACGAGGTCGCGGACCGCATGAACGAGGCCTTCGCCGGCTGA
- a CDS encoding ATPase, with translation MTAVVAYDFGRTSCRGVVVVDGTPGEVVTEATEVTVIDLDGEQAVVDTLRRLTERLGPPPVQGAALGLTGVRQASRTRDRVGEVLGELHGQARSVVASDVTIAHAGALGGRPGVVVLAGTGAATLGVSPAGEPVHVDGWGYLLGDAGSGFRIGRSGLAAALARRDGRGAPTVLVELAEDRFGPLQNLPARIHGETNPARLVASFSDAVAVAARAGDEIAQRIWTHAAEDLARSAAAAVERLGARTPRSDAASWSVAVSWAGGLFSNRDLLVDPFREQLARLAPTAAVTPPQGDPLDGAALLARDDRTCHERLLLHRHGVGRRPTNEPTGTHAVSQTGEE, from the coding sequence ATGACCGCTGTGGTCGCGTACGACTTCGGCAGGACGAGCTGCCGCGGTGTGGTCGTGGTCGACGGCACGCCAGGGGAGGTCGTGACGGAGGCGACGGAGGTGACGGTCATCGATCTGGACGGTGAGCAGGCGGTCGTCGACACGCTCCGGCGGCTCACCGAGCGTCTGGGTCCTCCGCCGGTTCAGGGCGCGGCGCTCGGCCTGACCGGCGTGCGCCAGGCGTCGAGGACGCGTGACAGGGTCGGCGAGGTCCTCGGCGAGCTGCACGGGCAGGCGAGATCGGTCGTTGCCAGTGACGTGACGATCGCTCACGCGGGGGCGCTCGGCGGGCGCCCCGGCGTCGTCGTGCTCGCAGGGACGGGCGCGGCCACGCTCGGTGTCTCCCCCGCCGGCGAGCCGGTGCACGTCGACGGTTGGGGCTACCTGCTGGGGGACGCCGGCAGCGGCTTCCGTATCGGGCGCTCCGGGCTCGCTGCTGCGCTCGCCCGCCGCGATGGTCGCGGCGCGCCCACCGTGCTCGTCGAGCTCGCCGAGGATCGGTTCGGGCCGCTGCAGAACCTGCCTGCCCGTATCCACGGGGAGACCAACCCTGCACGCCTCGTCGCCAGCTTCAGCGACGCGGTGGCGGTTGCGGCCCGTGCCGGCGACGAGATCGCACAGAGGATCTGGACGCACGCCGCCGAAGATCTCGCCCGGAGCGCGGCTGCGGCCGTCGAACGGCTCGGGGCGCGCACACCGCGATCGGATGCCGCCTCCTGGTCTGTAGCGGTGTCGTGGGCCGGCGGCCTTTTCTCCAACCGCGATCTGCTCGTCGATCCCTTCCGGGAACAGCTCGCACGGCTCGCACCCACAGCCGCTGTCACCCCGCCACAGGGAGATCCGCTCGACGGCGCGGCTCTGCTCGCGCGCGATGACCGCACCTGCCACGAACGTCTCCTCCTCCACCGTCACGGAGTGGGGAGACGACCGACGAACGAACCAACCGGGACGCATGCAGTGTCCCAGACGGGAGAGGAATGA
- a CDS encoding FAD-binding protein gives MGVRNSQQLRSRGAREVAVTVVDDLRVVLPADAVISDRDVLGSYRRDRAGLTEAGDPACVVLPRDAEEVATVVRIAAESGTPVVPRGAGSGLSGAANAIDGCIIVSLMRMDRIVEIDPDNLLAVVEPGVLNSALAAAVAAHGLWYPPDPASREFSTIGGNLATNAGGLCCVKYGVTGDFVLGLEVVLADARVARFGRRTVKGVAGYDVVALFVGSEGTLGIITQATLRLRPRRPPPATLVATFGALASCGDAIARIMRRTVPALLEVLDRTTIQAIDEWKRMGFGPDTGALLVAQSDVAGAEAGEELETIERCCRGAGAVFVARSSDRDEADELMAARRFAYEALERQGATLLDDVAVPPARVPDLLAGIEQISAARGVVIGTFGHAGDGNMHPTIVFDRDDVSGVAAARAAFDDIVELALRLGGTVTGEHGVGVLKRAHLARELGQTGVDVHGWVKDAFDPGSILNPGKVTVERRGPRPPVRLHQGGDA, from the coding sequence ATGGGGGTCAGGAACTCACAGCAGCTACGGTCGCGTGGAGCCCGGGAGGTTGCAGTGACCGTCGTGGACGATCTCCGCGTCGTCCTGCCCGCAGACGCGGTCATCTCCGACCGGGACGTCCTCGGCTCTTATCGGCGCGATCGGGCGGGGCTCACCGAGGCCGGCGATCCCGCCTGTGTCGTCCTGCCACGCGACGCTGAGGAGGTGGCGACGGTCGTGCGGATCGCCGCCGAGTCGGGTACGCCGGTGGTGCCACGGGGCGCCGGCTCGGGCCTGTCCGGGGCGGCGAACGCGATAGACGGATGCATCATCGTGTCGCTGATGCGGATGGACCGCATCGTCGAGATCGACCCCGACAACCTCTTGGCCGTCGTCGAACCGGGAGTGCTGAACTCCGCGCTGGCGGCGGCGGTGGCCGCTCACGGGCTGTGGTACCCGCCAGATCCGGCGAGCCGGGAGTTCTCCACGATCGGCGGGAACCTCGCGACGAACGCCGGCGGACTCTGCTGCGTGAAGTACGGCGTGACCGGCGACTTCGTTCTCGGCCTGGAGGTCGTCCTCGCCGACGCCCGCGTCGCCCGCTTCGGACGGAGGACGGTCAAAGGCGTCGCCGGCTACGACGTCGTCGCGCTCTTCGTCGGTTCGGAGGGGACCCTCGGCATCATCACGCAGGCGACGCTCCGTCTCCGCCCGCGCCGTCCCCCTCCCGCCACGCTCGTGGCGACGTTCGGAGCCCTCGCGTCATGTGGCGACGCCATCGCCCGGATCATGCGCAGGACGGTGCCCGCACTGCTCGAGGTGCTCGACCGCACGACCATCCAGGCGATCGACGAGTGGAAGCGGATGGGGTTCGGCCCGGATACGGGCGCCCTGCTGGTTGCCCAATCCGACGTCGCAGGCGCGGAGGCGGGAGAAGAGTTGGAGACGATCGAACGGTGCTGTCGCGGTGCTGGGGCCGTGTTCGTCGCCAGGTCGTCGGACCGGGACGAGGCCGACGAACTGATGGCAGCCCGCAGGTTCGCGTACGAGGCGCTCGAACGGCAGGGTGCGACGCTCCTCGACGACGTCGCGGTCCCGCCGGCACGCGTCCCGGACCTCTTGGCCGGCATCGAGCAGATCTCCGCCGCGCGCGGGGTGGTCATCGGCACGTTCGGGCATGCGGGGGACGGCAACATGCATCCGACGATCGTGTTCGACCGCGACGATGTCTCCGGGGTGGCAGCGGCTCGTGCGGCGTTCGACGACATCGTCGAGCTCGCGCTGCGCCTCGGAGGCACGGTGACCGGCGAGCACGGTGTGGGTGTCCTCAAGCGCGCTCACCTGGCGCGCGAGTTGGGCCAGACCGGCGTTGACGTGCACGGTTGGGTCAAGGATGCCTTCGACCCGGGGAGCATCCTGAACCCGGGGAAGGTGACCGTCGAGAGGCGAGGTCCGCGGCCGCCCGTACGACTCCACCAGGGCGGCGACGCATGA
- a CDS encoding DUF2905 domain-containing protein, with protein sequence MRRWVCCVPVGRSPATRSRRHPANDLSSCDRSGRVRRRHARQRPARSIGQVNRPVGILVIALGVGAVIVGVLIWSGALSWFGRLPGDIRIEGEHTRVYIPIVSMLLISVVLSLLFTIFGRFFL encoded by the coding sequence ATGAGGCGCTGGGTCTGCTGCGTTCCGGTCGGCCGATCCCCGGCGACCCGCTCGAGGCGCCACCCGGCGAACGACCTGAGCAGCTGTGACCGGAGCGGGCGCGTCCGACGACGGCACGCCCGACAGCGGCCCGCCCGTAGCATCGGTCAGGTGAACCGGCCGGTCGGAATCCTGGTGATCGCCCTGGGGGTGGGGGCGGTCATCGTTGGCGTGCTGATCTGGTCCGGCGCCTTGTCCTGGTTCGGTCGCCTCCCGGGAGACATCCGCATCGAAGGGGAACACACACGGGTCTACATCCCGATCGTGTCGATGCTGCTGATCTCGGTGGTGCTGAGCCTGCTCTTCACGATCTTCGGCCGGTTCTTCCTGTGA
- a CDS encoding acyltransferase, producing MYTAQYRQLFRRYLWHRLRSPGVEFQGLVFTGRRVELYARPGHGRLVIGPWCWIGNDNKLRAHEGQLTLGEKVVMGRDNVVNAYLDIEIGGASIIADWVYVVDFDHRFDRLDVPIKDQGIVKAPVRIGRDVWIGEKASVLRGVDVGDGSVIASHCLVNHDVPPFSLAVGVPVRVVRSRLPPGMPPDEALGLLRSGRPIPGDPLEAPPGERPEQL from the coding sequence ATGTACACCGCCCAGTACCGCCAGCTGTTCCGTCGTTACCTGTGGCACCGACTCCGCAGCCCCGGCGTGGAGTTCCAGGGTCTGGTGTTCACCGGTCGGCGGGTGGAGCTGTACGCCCGCCCCGGACACGGCCGGCTCGTGATCGGTCCGTGGTGCTGGATCGGGAACGACAACAAGCTCCGCGCCCACGAAGGGCAGCTCACGCTCGGCGAGAAGGTGGTCATGGGCCGTGACAACGTCGTCAACGCGTACCTCGATATCGAGATCGGCGGCGCCAGCATCATCGCCGACTGGGTGTACGTCGTTGACTTCGACCACCGCTTCGATCGCCTCGACGTCCCGATCAAGGACCAAGGCATCGTCAAGGCCCCCGTCCGCATCGGTCGTGACGTGTGGATCGGGGAGAAGGCTTCGGTCCTTCGCGGCGTCGACGTCGGTGACGGCTCGGTGATCGCCAGCCACTGCCTGGTCAACCACGACGTCCCGCCGTTCTCGCTGGCGGTGGGGGTTCCGGTGCGGGTGGTGCGATCCCGGCTACCGCCCGGCATGCCACCGGATGAGGCGCTGGGTCTGCTGCGTTCCGGTCGGCCGATCCCCGGCGACCCGCTCGAGGCGCCACCCGGCGAACGACCTGAGCAGCTGTGA
- a CDS encoding class I SAM-dependent methyltransferase codes for MAVNRTGTRRDVSQMSIKDKQSLYHDWEARNYDAKFSISYDERCISYSRERFRKAIPDGGRFDHVLEVGAGTGFFVINLWQAGIVGRDVHVTDISQGMLAECVRNAAEHGLQVVAAHGDAEALPYADERFDLVIGHAFLHHLPDPAAAIREAYRILKPGGSLVVAGEPSLWGDRILRRVKRGTYLGFRTVTALPPLRSWRRPSGHTGEDHGEFDGDSDVSALEWEVDLHTFAPGDVEQIAHDAGFVDVRTVTEDLTANWFGWAVRTIEGSTAPGKLGSRWAHWAYRTFLRLQTFDERLLSRVVPRDLFYNVILHARKA; via the coding sequence ATGGCCGTCAACCGGACCGGCACCCGCCGGGACGTCTCCCAGATGAGCATCAAGGACAAGCAGTCCCTCTACCACGACTGGGAGGCGCGGAACTACGACGCGAAGTTCTCCATCTCCTACGACGAGCGCTGCATCTCCTACTCCCGTGAGCGATTCCGCAAGGCCATCCCCGACGGCGGGCGGTTCGACCACGTCCTGGAGGTCGGCGCGGGGACAGGGTTCTTCGTGATCAACCTGTGGCAGGCCGGGATCGTCGGGCGCGACGTGCACGTCACCGACATCTCGCAGGGGATGCTGGCCGAGTGCGTCCGCAACGCCGCAGAGCACGGCCTGCAGGTCGTGGCGGCGCACGGGGACGCCGAAGCACTGCCCTACGCCGACGAGCGCTTCGACCTGGTGATCGGCCACGCGTTCCTGCACCACCTGCCCGATCCCGCGGCGGCCATCCGCGAGGCGTACCGGATCCTCAAGCCCGGAGGGTCGCTGGTGGTCGCCGGCGAACCCAGCCTGTGGGGGGACAGGATCCTTCGGCGTGTGAAGCGGGGAACCTACCTGGGGTTCCGGACGGTCACGGCCCTGCCGCCACTGCGGTCGTGGCGCCGCCCGTCCGGTCACACCGGCGAGGACCACGGTGAGTTCGACGGCGACTCGGACGTGTCCGCGTTGGAGTGGGAGGTCGACCTGCACACCTTCGCGCCCGGTGACGTGGAGCAGATCGCCCACGACGCCGGCTTCGTCGACGTCCGGACGGTCACCGAGGATCTCACCGCCAACTGGTTCGGTTGGGCGGTGCGCACGATCGAGGGGTCCACGGCCCCCGGCAAGCTCGGGTCGCGCTGGGCCCACTGGGCCTACCGCACGTTCCTCCGCCTGCAAACGTTCGACGAACGGCTGCTGTCGCGGGTCGTGCCGCGTGACCTGTTCTACAACGTCATCCTCCACGCACGGAAAGCCTGA
- a CDS encoding enoyl-CoA hydratase/isomerase family protein, which translates to MGDYVTLEVDAARRVGIIRLDRPKMNALSRQVWRELAEAAGEARDRDDVAAVVVWGGPNVFAAGADVKEFPGLDVRTARDELGPLLRDSLAAVEQLPKVTIAAVHGYALGGGCELAMACDFRYAADDATLGQPEIMLGLIPGAGATQRLPRLIGLSRAKDLIYSGRSLSAQQAERWGLVDRVYPAGELYDAAVAAAAGFAAGPYALRLAKQAISDGVEMPLEEGLRLESSLFAQCFASEDARIGVRSFIEQGPGKGEFTGR; encoded by the coding sequence GTGGGTGACTACGTGACGCTCGAGGTCGACGCAGCGCGTCGGGTGGGGATCATCCGCCTGGACCGCCCCAAGATGAACGCGCTGAGCCGGCAGGTCTGGCGGGAGCTCGCCGAGGCAGCCGGGGAAGCCCGTGACCGCGACGACGTCGCAGCGGTGGTGGTGTGGGGTGGCCCGAACGTCTTCGCGGCCGGGGCCGACGTCAAGGAGTTCCCCGGCCTGGACGTCCGCACCGCCCGAGACGAGCTGGGGCCGCTGCTGCGCGACAGCCTCGCCGCGGTGGAGCAGCTGCCGAAGGTGACGATCGCCGCGGTGCACGGCTACGCCCTGGGTGGCGGGTGCGAGCTGGCGATGGCATGCGACTTCCGGTACGCCGCCGACGACGCCACGCTGGGCCAACCGGAGATCATGCTCGGGTTGATCCCCGGCGCCGGCGCGACCCAGCGTCTACCGCGTCTGATCGGCCTGTCGCGGGCCAAGGACCTGATCTACTCCGGACGCAGTCTGTCCGCGCAGCAGGCGGAGCGTTGGGGGCTGGTCGACCGGGTGTACCCCGCCGGCGAGCTCTACGACGCGGCGGTGGCGGCGGCGGCCGGGTTCGCCGCCGGCCCCTACGCGTTGCGGCTGGCCAAACAGGCGATCAGCGACGGCGTCGAGATGCCGCTCGAGGAGGGCCTGCGGCTCGAGTCGTCACTGTTCGCGCAGTGCTTCGCCAGCGAAGATGCGCGGATCGGCGTGCGCAGCTTCATCGAGCAGGGGCCGGGGAAGGGCGAGTTCACCGGACGGTAG
- a CDS encoding GNAT family N-acetyltransferase produces MNRETLLALAGGFGAGFLAGLFGIGGGVLLVPVLVLLLHRPQHVAHATSLLAIVIPAAVGATRFAFDGAVAWLGAATVAVGAVAGVQGGAWLMPRVRERRLRWLFAGLLAVMAVRLLVFGSSEPAGGGAVVDVAWSSLAAHLVLGLVTGVVSALLGIGGGAIIVPALVILFGYGQHLAEGTSLAIILPTAALGAVTHARRGYTDWRAGLQLGIGGMIGALLGAELALALPAPVLSRAFAVLLAVVTVLLVREARSESEDDEQRPDAEGDAADRVSVRPLSPELTDAWLGFLDREAFPDGHPWAGSYCAYDTFPGPADEFDPSDAARNRARMQRLAEVGLVRGWVAFDRGRAVGWCHATSRVELPHLKVPAPLPARTQRTAVVACLVVARDGPGRGVAHRLLDAAVDAFERQGFNTVEAYPPRSDDSPERLYRGDLVFYEDAGFDVVVELDDHYVVHRPLGDSD; encoded by the coding sequence GTGAACCGCGAGACCCTCCTGGCCCTCGCGGGCGGGTTCGGCGCCGGGTTCCTCGCCGGTTTGTTCGGCATCGGCGGCGGTGTGCTGCTGGTCCCGGTGCTGGTGCTGCTGCTGCACCGCCCGCAACACGTCGCGCATGCCACGTCGCTGCTTGCGATCGTGATCCCCGCCGCGGTCGGTGCCACCCGGTTCGCGTTCGACGGGGCAGTGGCCTGGTTGGGGGCCGCGACCGTGGCGGTCGGGGCGGTGGCTGGGGTCCAGGGCGGGGCGTGGCTGATGCCACGCGTCCGGGAGCGACGGCTGCGGTGGCTGTTCGCGGGGTTGCTCGCGGTGATGGCGGTCCGGCTGCTGGTGTTCGGCTCGTCCGAACCGGCCGGCGGGGGCGCTGTGGTGGACGTCGCTTGGTCGTCGCTCGCCGCGCACCTCGTCCTGGGCTTGGTCACCGGCGTTGTGTCGGCCCTGCTGGGCATCGGCGGCGGTGCGATCATCGTGCCGGCGCTGGTGATCCTGTTCGGGTACGGCCAGCACCTGGCCGAGGGCACGTCGTTGGCGATCATCCTGCCGACCGCGGCACTCGGTGCGGTCACCCACGCCCGTCGCGGCTACACCGATTGGCGCGCGGGACTCCAGCTGGGCATCGGCGGGATGATCGGCGCGCTGCTCGGCGCGGAGCTCGCCCTGGCGCTCCCGGCACCGGTGCTGTCGCGAGCGTTCGCCGTGCTGCTGGCAGTGGTCACGGTCCTGCTCGTCCGTGAGGCTCGGTCGGAGTCGGAGGACGACGAGCAGCGCCCAGACGCGGAGGGCGACGCGGCCGACCGGGTGTCTGTCCGCCCGCTCAGCCCGGAGCTGACGGATGCGTGGCTGGGCTTCCTCGACCGTGAGGCGTTCCCGGATGGACACCCGTGGGCGGGTTCCTACTGCGCCTACGACACCTTCCCGGGGCCGGCCGACGAGTTCGATCCGAGCGACGCCGCCCGCAACCGCGCCCGCATGCAGCGACTGGCCGAGGTCGGCCTGGTCCGGGGATGGGTGGCGTTCGACCGCGGCCGCGCGGTCGGGTGGTGCCACGCCACGTCGCGCGTCGAGCTGCCACACCTCAAGGTCCCGGCGCCGCTGCCCGCGCGCACGCAACGAACCGCGGTCGTCGCGTGCCTCGTGGTGGCGCGCGACGGACCCGGGCGGGGCGTCGCGCACCGGCTCCTCGACGCTGCCGTCGACGCGTTCGAGCGTCAGGGGTTCAACACGGTGGAGGCGTACCCGCCGCGATCCGACGACTCACCCGAGCGGCTGTACCGGGGCGATCTGGTGTTCTACGAAGACGCCGGCTTCGACGTGGTCGTGGAGCTCGACGACCACTACGTCGTGCACAGGCCTCTCGGCGACAGCGACTAG
- a CDS encoding NAD(P)H-binding protein, whose translation MPVLITAAETAVGQALVHRIAATGGEVRAYCGPDAPLALLRQAGAVCASGSLLDEGHLETAMEQVHTVVHFAVRLDVDIPEQLLEETATVVAAAVGAGVRRLIAVSLPGPDPNAPDRVRTVAGEAEAVVEAVDFPSVIVRPSLVDTGELRATLVRTPLGRSALDNAVAPVAVEDLVDLLAALDERRDLVGDRHIVVAADGPEVVPLGDYLRRVGITPLSLAARTATRLRSGGNETLQEALGGPWTSAPDVSDAWALAGITPRSPLATTSPPP comes from the coding sequence GTGCCGGTCCTGATCACGGCCGCGGAAACCGCCGTCGGGCAGGCGCTCGTGCACCGCATCGCCGCGACCGGCGGGGAAGTGCGTGCGTACTGTGGCCCCGACGCCCCGCTGGCGCTGCTGCGCCAGGCCGGCGCCGTCTGCGCCTCCGGATCCCTGCTCGACGAGGGCCACCTCGAGACCGCCATGGAGCAGGTCCACACCGTGGTCCACTTCGCTGTCCGCCTCGACGTCGACATCCCCGAGCAGCTGTTGGAGGAGACCGCCACGGTGGTCGCTGCCGCGGTCGGGGCCGGCGTCCGACGGCTCATCGCCGTGTCGCTGCCGGGGCCCGATCCCAACGCGCCGGACCGGGTCCGCACGGTGGCCGGCGAGGCCGAGGCGGTCGTCGAGGCAGTGGACTTCCCGAGCGTCATCGTGCGGCCGTCGCTGGTCGACACCGGGGAGCTGCGCGCGACGTTGGTCCGGACGCCGCTGGGCCGTTCCGCCCTGGACAACGCCGTCGCACCGGTGGCGGTCGAGGACCTGGTGGACCTGCTGGCCGCGCTGGACGAACGTCGCGACCTGGTCGGCGACCGCCACATCGTCGTGGCCGCCGACGGGCCGGAGGTGGTCCCGCTGGGCGACTACCTGCGTCGGGTCGGCATAACCCCGCTGTCGTTGGCGGCCCGCACGGCGACGCGGCTGCGTTCCGGCGGGAACGAGACGCTCCAGGAGGCGCTCGGCGGGCCGTGGACCTCCGCGCCTGACGTCAGCGACGCGTGGGCGCTCGCCGGCATCACACCGCGCTCCCCGCTGGCGACGACCTCGCCTCCGCCCTAG
- a CDS encoding class I SAM-dependent methyltransferase — MDPDAVPVEWWEEDAASSPAEIHRRHVANKASWERAAAHDTDQVDDDIALLASGASTVHRIERDLLTQHAGPLTEWCKFAVHLQCASGRDTLSLLNEGVRRVVGIDIAEAHVRNARRKAAALAAAARFHCCDVLDAPRELDGSADLVYTGRGAIGWLHDLDGWARVVARLLAPGGWLSLFDDHPASHLFDADADHLAYSGVDYFHGSSAGYGFSQSFVDHLGIPADEALVAHDRLWTFADLFAAITAAGMRIVHLGEHPQAYWDAFPNVPDQLQCRVPQTFSILARQGG, encoded by the coding sequence GTGGATCCAGACGCCGTGCCCGTGGAGTGGTGGGAGGAGGACGCCGCCTCCAGCCCGGCGGAGATCCACCGTCGCCACGTCGCCAACAAGGCCAGCTGGGAGCGAGCCGCAGCGCACGACACCGACCAGGTCGACGACGACATCGCGTTGCTTGCAAGCGGCGCCAGCACCGTGCATCGCATCGAGCGGGACCTTCTGACCCAACACGCCGGTCCGCTCACCGAGTGGTGCAAGTTCGCCGTCCACCTGCAGTGCGCATCCGGGCGCGACACCCTCTCGCTGCTCAACGAAGGGGTCCGGCGGGTCGTCGGCATCGACATCGCCGAGGCGCACGTCCGCAACGCACGCCGCAAGGCCGCGGCGCTCGCCGCCGCCGCGAGGTTCCACTGCTGTGACGTGCTCGACGCCCCGCGGGAGCTGGATGGCAGCGCGGACCTGGTCTACACCGGACGGGGCGCCATCGGTTGGCTGCACGACCTGGACGGATGGGCGCGGGTGGTGGCCCGGCTGCTGGCCCCCGGCGGGTGGCTGAGCCTGTTCGACGACCACCCGGCGAGCCACCTGTTCGACGCCGACGCCGACCACCTGGCCTACAGCGGCGTCGACTACTTCCACGGCTCGTCTGCCGGGTACGGCTTCTCGCAGAGCTTCGTCGACCACCTGGGAATCCCCGCTGACGAGGCGCTGGTGGCCCACGATCGGCTGTGGACCTTCGCGGACCTGTTCGCGGCCATCACCGCCGCGGGAATGCGCATCGTCCACCTCGGAGAGCACCCCCAGGCTTACTGGGACGCATTCCCCAACGTGCCCGACCAGCTCCAGTGCCGCGTCCCACAGACGTTCTCCATCCTCGCGCGTCAAGGAGGCTGA